One segment of Plasmodium vivax chromosome 14, whole genome shotgun sequence DNA contains the following:
- a CDS encoding hypothetical protein, conserved (encoded by transcript PVX_100660A) has protein sequence MPPDGVKRTYECLYTHQKVQKSKKWQEGYCEIIASYGVIKINLLNQNRSCVESSLSNVVSFHNVEEEIELPNHLIQFVDVSNYAENVIKNVIKGDASKKRGTLSAPQSDEVVHANKNKKKKVTAPLEVSSTSGPTGREVPSADPQNDAATLPVRKTDRYVRANRKFEMPRRIEQHADVEKEGDPHGEAPHHLEEDHSGDDSSEGESPEKVERKKPLHRIAPRLLPNCSANRPPHPSDTHQRVSVTYTSLHTFNTKKKNVKWYDGFLVQRKDLLELYNNAEGRIHIRSRDEGIQQEEYIQFGSYIVYNDFCFLSAKNRHGSVETKPRRINGMAKGASLSLRHGGRIPAQLHQVPRRKGHSGEEASEEGEANEEEEANEEDEAAPRSDAESTTNSDANPRANRNPYAEAVNLFRKCVRGKEGGHSCPSRPKRSHVDTSPSRKKELRRDDRGGESDSPGEAASHDRRMNHQPGDNHPKDDQPNERRRRDELEFPLYTNPSGRSDAYLCSAVRQKHNTYEEIINIGRVVSQKNFSWVNPHRNVIRLPLGCNLLSRRVPRGPPARTPPSGRKSGEGSGQESGQGSGQESGQEGDHDGAGDGGSVEKRPCGSDANGEGERPTGGDRDSEGERPSGGEINGGGEHPSWSATNGEKQPCGSSTEANSRGEEAASEAEWGAKDWQRDGPHVEQHVQQHVTQLVQMDPRLERAEGGQPNPYEIKSLSNFACTNSGFNASHVEHVCRENLFLPMHVTILKEKNEMKKKLQSIQFQRIPNFFMNKSDYILSFMNATLFQIYYQVQSKLIGLHDYLAPLLGEMRGDPVVGSGSIGRSSMAGTVDCVKGQPLHLRSGGGLPSGSRNPQANRPNGEDSKRRKYSHSEDDYTLVIQNVEVICSSQEEARNTFWRNKPQSGFSSRFLSGGGTKAKRFFLRKTEREVLLVDKKKTNKLMREEDVNRYVHMNHLIVMGRGGSSASVSSASVSSASVSSALASSAPASPSSTPGEEKDLLLFVAKWNAFKQNHLEIYPLNVSTFSHMNETFHVQANVKSKDLNYFLKNYKVKLFPSCLFLVNLGDHLDNLKHLFFLLQTLDRGKVPLGKLFRPPYLPKSGTLHLDGLLRQIGVRTSAWGSPPELIDLHNVGADYVGGLLNRLGKDSQLNERQKWVIEGVLAWFRCGGEEQQQQKKRGKREKLQKREKLQKREKLQKREELEKCETTSSAAAQSGTPARRGDSILVNGIFGSGKSTLICNAIWYLHKLLTREERAGGSGQGSSQSGGRSGSGGRSGRSDQSDESSRSDGRDGGEQSSSRTSRPPAHTDRRRTSQGKKKILLMCNSNLAVDNILLKLKFQFDFHDYARIGSLFEINFFLITNFVSINSRDQRQALEVRNYVQSLARSVGGASTVGGAPAAPPVSGTPSGSASPPAEPKLHKIKDMGTLVDALRRKNHFVLRNKYRNKRVIAGTCKSLQIFEKLNAIKKSIAFLIVDECTQIDELTLFQFFLKLEIRKFLLIGDVKQLGFVLKSPSDLTRSMFSRLVENELFIRHLLAGAANGADEADAEGAANGANGANGANGANAAAAGGGEEQTIDRIVHRVRSMSAAEFSSLRSYLYANMFRLHGGDGHPCEGGDVKVERSSPRTPHCVDNPLERGPPRGGINQLILMNEQFRCHPEISSICSHLFYNGLIKNAKCTENIPLMYRRYDSHVNFILLRKNATPPREVTFGSSSFTNGAEASIILAICESMLASSIDPEQIGIITLFKNQAFYIKNKMKASPNYARLRNVKVSTVDSFQGLERDVILFSCVLAAVGGVGGVSGVGDVSGVSGVGGTGGVIAADASNAANAAYAATPREDSFQAFYENANRINVALSRARSQLIVVAQSSFVEGSRVWSFIKSRAKVYHYE, from the coding sequence ATGCCCCCCGACGGCGTCAAGCGGACGTACGAGTGCCTGTACACGCACCAGAAAGTacagaagagcaaaaaatggcaggAGGGGTACTGCGAAATCATCGCGAGCTACGGGGTCATCAAAATTAACCTCCTGAACCAAAACAGGAGTTGCGTCGAGAGCTCCCTCAGCAACGTCGTGTCCTTCCACAACGTCGAGGAGGAGATCGAACTCCCCAACCACCTCATTCAGTTCGTGGACGTAAGTAATTATGCGgaaaatgttattaaaaatgtcattAAGGGTGACGccagcaaaaaaagggggactctATCCGCCCCACAAAGCGACGAAGTGGTACacgcaaataaaaataaaaagaaaaaagtgacaGCACCTTTGGAGGTGAGCAGTACGAGTGGACCCACAGGGAGGGAGGTACCCAGCGCTGACCCTCAAAACGATGCTGCGACACTCCCCGTTCGGAAGACAGATAGGTATGTCCGTGCTAATAGGAAATTTGAAATGCCAAGGCGGATTGAGCAACACGCGGATGTAGAGAAGGAGGGGGATCCACATGGCGAGGCGCCACACCATTTGGAGGAGGACCATTCTGGGGATGACTCATCAGAAGGGGAATCCCCAGAAAaggtggaaagaaaaaagccaCTGCACAGAATCGCACCGCGTCTCCTGCCAAACTGTTCGGCAAACCGTCCGCCCCACCCGAGTGACACCCACCAACGGGTCAGTGTAACCTACACCAGCCTACACACCTTtaacaccaaaaaaaaaaacgtcaaGTGGTATGATGGGTTCCTCGTGCAAAGGAAGGACCTCCTAGAGCTCTATAACAACGCCGAGGGCAGGATACACATTAGAAGTAGGGACGAAGGGATACAGCAGGAGGAGTATATTCAGTTTGGCAGTTATATCGTGTACAATgatttttgcttcctctctGCAAAGAATCGACACGGGAGTGTTGAGACGAAGCCCAGGAGAATTAACGGCATGGCGAAAGGTGCCAGCCTCAGCCTCAGGCACGGGGGGAGGATCCCCGCGCAGTTGCACCAAGTGCCGCGAAGGAAGGGCCACTCGGGGGAAGAGGCGAgcgaggagggagaagcgaatgaggaggaagaagcgaatgAGGAGGATGAGGCTGCCCCCCGTTCGGATGCCGAGTCGACCACCAACTCGGATGCTAACCCTCGGGCGAACCGGAACCCCTACGCGGAGGCAGTAAACCTCTTCAGAAAATGCGTGAGAGGGAAGGAGGGGGGGCACTCTTGCCCTTCTCGGCCGAAGCGCAGCCACGTTGATACTTCACCAAGTAGGAAGAAGGAACTGCGGAGGGATGACCGAGGTGGGGAGAGCGACTCCCCCGGGGAAGCGGCTTCTCATGACCGTCGCATGAACCACCAACCGGGTGATAACCACCCAAAGGACGATCAACCGAATGAGCGTCGTCGAAGGGACGAGCTGGAGTTCCCCCTTTACACAAACCCAAGTGGACGAAGCGATGCGTACCTCTGCTCCGCCGTCAGACAGAAGCACAACACTTACGAGGAGATCATCAACATAGGGAGAGTCGTTAGTCAGAAGAACTTTTCGTGGGTGAACCCCCACCGAAATGTCATCAGGCTGCCTCTGGGCTGCAACTTGCTCAGCAGGCGCGTGCCCAGGGGGCCCCCCGCGCGAACGCCCCCGAGCGGGAGGAAGAGCGGTGAGGGAAGCGGTCAGGAGAGCGGCCAGGGGAGCGGCCAAGAGAGCGGCCAAGAGGGCGACCATGATGGAGCTGGCGACGGGGGCAGCGTGGAGAAGCGGCCCTGCGGGAGTGACGCAAACGGtgagggggagcggcccaCTGGGGGGGACAGAGACAGTGAGGGGGAGCGACCCTCTGGTGGTGAAATAAACGGTGGGGGAGAGCACCCCTCCTGGAGTGCCACAAACGGTGAGAAGCAACCCTGCGGGAGCTCCACGGAGGCGAACTcgcggggggaggaagccgCGTCCGAGGCGGAGTGGGGCGCAAAGGATTGGCAGCGCGATGGGCCGCACGTTGAGCAGCACGTTCAGCAGCACGTTACGCAGCTTGTTCAGATGGACCCCCGCTTGGAACGCGCAGAAGGAGGCCAGCCGAACCCGTACGAAATAAAAAGCCTGAGCAACTTTGCCTGCACGAACAGCGGGTTCAATGCCTCCCACGTTGAGCACGTCTGCAGAGAAAACTTATTCCTCCCCATGCATGTCACCatcttaaaagaaaaaaacgaaatgaaaaaaaaattacaaagcaTACAGTTCCAACGcatccccaatttttttatgaacaagtcagacTACATTCTCTCCTTTATGAATGCCACTCTTTTTCAGATTTACTACCAAGTGCAATCGAAATTGATCGGTCTGCATGATTACTTGGCGCCTCTGTTAGGAGAGATGAGGGGGGACCCCGTCGTGGGTAGTGGCTCCATTGGTCGCAGCAGTATGGCAGGCACGGTAGACTGCGTAAAGGGGCAACCCCTTCATTTGAGAAGTGGTGGGGGGCTCCCCAGTGGTAGTCGCAACCCCCAGGCCAATCGCCCAAACGGGGAAGAcagcaaaaggaggaagtaCAGCCACTCGGAGGACGACTACACGTTGGTAATTCAAAACGTAGAAGTGATATGCAGCTCGCAGGAAGAAGCGAGGAACACCTTTTGGCGCAATAAACCCCAGAGCGGATTTTCAAGTCGGTTCCTTTCCGGGGGGGGCACCAAAGCGAAGAGGTTCTTCCTCAGAAAAACCGAAAGAGAGGTCCTTCTcgttgataaaaaaaagacaaacaaGCTGATGAGGGAAGAAGACGTAAATAGGTATGTCCACATGAATCACCTAATCGTCATGGGTAGAGGCGGCTCCTCCGCGTCTGTCTCCTCCGCGTCTGTCTCCTCCGCGTCTGTCTCATCCGCGCTTGCCTCATCCGCGCCTGCCTCCCCCTCGTCCACcccgggggaggagaaagacCTGCTCCTCTTCGTCGCCAAGTGGAACGCCTTCAAGCAGAACCACCTGGAGATATACCCCCTGAACGTCAGCACCTTCTCCCACATGAACGAGACCTTCCATGTGCAGGCAAATGTAAAGTCAAAGGATCTCAACTactttcttaaaaattataaagtgAAGCTTTTCCCTTCTTGTCTCTTCCTAGTCAATTTAGGGGATCACCTCGATAATCTAaaacatcttttttttcttcttcaaactTTGGATAGGGGGAAGGTTCCGCTCGGCAAGTTGTTCCGCCCTCCGTATCTGCCCAAGAGCGGCACATTGCACCTGGATGGGTTGCTCCGGCAGATTGGCGTCAGGACCTCTGCGTGGGGCTCCCCTCCTGAGCTCATCGACCTGCACAACGTGGGGGCCGATTACGTGGGCGGCCTTCTTAACCGACTCGGGAAAGACTCGCAGCTGAACGAGAGGCAGAAGTGGGTCATCGAGGGCGTCTTGGCCTGGTtccgctgcgggggggaggagcagcagcagcagaagaagagggggaagcgggagaagctgcagaagcgggagaagctgcagaagcgggagaagcTGCAGAAGCGGGAGGAGCTGGAAAAATGCGAGACCACCTCCTCGGCCGCCGCGCAAAGCGGCACCCCCGCCCGCCGCGGCGACAGCATCCTCGTCAACGGCATATTCGGGTCGGGCAAGAGCACCCTCATCTGCAACGCAATATGGTACCTCCACAAGCTGCTAACCCGCGAGGAGCGCgccgggggaagcggccagGGGAGCAGCCAAAGTGGTGGAAGAagcgggagcggcggaagAAGCGGACGAAGTGACCAAAGCGACGAAAGCAGCCGAAGTGATGGACGCGATGGAGGCGAACAGAGCTCCAGCAGGACGAGCCGCCCACCCGCGCACACAGACCGCCGACGGACCAGCCagggaaagaagaagataCTCCTCATGTGTAACTCAAACCTCGCAGTAGACAACATCCTGCTGAAGCTCAAGTTCCAATTTGACTTTCACGATTACGCCAGAATTGGAAGCCTTTTCGAAATCAACTTTTTCCTAATAACAAATTTTGTGAGCATCAACTCGAGGGACCAGCGGCAGGCCCTCGAGGTGCGCAACTACGTGCAGAGTCTCGCTCGCTCGGTCGGCGGTGCGTCAACCGTTGGTGGTGCCCCCGCTGCCCCCCCTGTTAGCGGTACCCCCTCTGGCagcgcctccccccctgcggaACCCAAACTGCACAAAATCAAAGACATGGGCACGCTCGTCGACGccctgaggaggaagaaccaCTTCGTCCTCCGAAACAAATACAGGAACAAGAGAGTCATAGCGGGCACGTGCAAAagtttgcaaatttttgaaaaactaAATGCCATTAAGAAAAGCATTGCCTTCCTAATCGTGGACGAGTGCACCCAGATAGACGAGCTCACtctctttcaatttttccttaaGCTCGAAATTAGGAAGTTCCTCCTCATTGGGGATGTGAAGCAGTTGGGGTTCGTGCTCAAGAGCCCCAGCGACTTAACGAGGAGCATGTTTTCGCGCCTGGTGGAGAACGAGCTGTTCATAAGGCACCTCCTGGCGGGGGCGGCAAACGGAGCGGACGAAGCGGACGCAGAGGGGGCAGCAAACGGGGCAAACGGGGCAAACGGAGCAAACGGAGCAAACGCAGCTGCTGCAGGGGGTGGAGAGGAGCAAACCATCGACCGCATCGTGCACAGAGTGAGGAGCATGAGCGCCGCAGAATTCTCATCCCTAAGGAGTTACCTTTACGCTAACATGTTCCGACTGCACGGGGGGGACGGCCATCCATGTGAAGGTGGCGATGTGAAAGTGGAAAGGAGTTCGCCACGGACCCCCCATTGTGTAGACAACCCCTTGGAGAGAGGACCACCCCGCGGAGGGATCAACCAACTAATCCTCATGAATGAGCAGTTCAGATGCCACCCTGAGATTAGCTCCATATGCAGTCACCTCTTCTACAAtgggttaataaaaaatgcaaagtgcACAGAGAACATCCCCCTGATGTATAGGCGATACGACTCCCACGTCAATTTCATCCTATTGAGGAAGAATGCCACCCCCCCGCGGGAGGTGACCTTTGGGTCGTCCTCCTTCACCAACGGAGCGGAGGCGAGCATCATCTTGGCCATCTGCGAGAGCATGCTTGCGTCTTCCATCGACCCAGAGCAGATAGGGATAATCACCTTGTTCAAAAACCAGGcgttttatattaaaaataaaatgaaggccTCCCCCAACTACGCGCGCCTCCGGAATGTGAAGGTCAGCACGGTGGACTCCTTCCAGGGCCTGGAGCGGGACGTCATCCTCTTTTCCTGCGTCCTCGCGGCAGTCGGCGGGGTTGGCGGCGTAAGCGGCGTTGGCgatgttagcggcgttagtgGGGTTGGCGGCACTGGCGGGGTGATCGCAGCGGACGCTTCCAACGCTGCTAACGCCGCTtacgccgctaccccccggGAGGACTCCTTCCAGGCGTTCTATGAGAACGCGAACCGCATCAACGTGGCGCTGAGCAGGGCGCGGAGCCAGCTGATCGTCGTGGCCCAGAGCAGCTTCGTGGAGGGCAGCCGGGTGTGGAGCTTCATCAAGTCCCGCGCGAAGGTCTACCACTACGAGTGA
- a CDS encoding hypothetical protein, conserved (encoded by transcript PVX_100665A) has protein sequence MEELARERLVEGARSHQDIKNINLYLANIEENIIRIKNEGESIIDEVFLAFNGSISHISLYAYLYDHKVGVNLDCLQFIYEQSYIEEEKVIGEGEGSRKQESVVDIAKFDSDLIHYLVSEIRSNYDEQTNLTTKEIEHIISNHKNKIFEESIREYKEKYGDAIKVFNIFLDFNHFFYDEKKMKFLKKKKKDFVANYNKYIDANMDVEFYELKYHLLTKKAKGHASVLFWSDALNEIHIKNKTIITSVDAIKLTNTGHQHVIGILGLNRDGDMVIQGIRNEIKLFLNRECVINHGLYCIGHVILVQGRMRLANKTFYAAEIMHPPRNFEEERNEEDMFYDFENEKEKKEVEEYEIIVRKNDKRHNWIIMHDVYLDSPYTFEVLDKMLSLYVNTYPENELPVGFIFMGDFISLKFDYNRNFHKVYIKGFEKLSVMLISKFKLILEHCYLIFIPGINDPCACKNSIPKMPILPYYIRKFKQNIESFFSSKRNIIFATNPCRIRHLSKKMIFFRHDILNDLIWSSTINATNNERNNLQNILVSTIVGQSHIYPIPHDNRILKRYSPFLFLYPLPHFICVCDNSCNSFISYASEDTSDCIISNSDMSFTRKKTFTVYSALHHEAKRYVVPL, from the exons ATGGAGGAGCTGGCGAGGGAGCGGCTCGTCGAGGGCGCCAGGAGCCACCAAGACATAAAGAACATCAATTTGTACCTTGCGAACATAGAGGAGAACAtaataagaattaaaaatgaaggagagAGCATCATCGACGAGGTGTTCCTGGCCTTCAACGGGTCCATCAGCCACATCTCGCTGTACGCCTATCTATACGACCACAAGGTAGGAGTGAACTTAGATTGCCTGCAGTTTATCTACGAGCAGAGCTACatagaggaggagaaggtcatcggggagggggagggcaGTAGGAAACAGGAGAGTGTCGTGGACATAGCCAAATTTGATTCAGACCTTATTCACTACCTGGTGAGCGAGATTAGGAGCAACTACGACGAGCAGACCAACCTCACCACCAAGGAAATTGAACACATCATAAGcaatcataaaaataaaatttttgaagaatcCATCAGAGAGTACAAGGAGAAGTACGGAGATGCCATCAAAGTGTTTAACATCTTCCTAGACTTTAATCACTTCTTCTATGatgagaagaaaatgaaatttttaaaaaaaaaaaaaaaagattttgtAGCTAACTACAACAAGTATATTGATGCAAATATGGATGTGGAGTTTTACGAGCTGAAGTACCACCTGCTGACGAAGAAGGCGAAGGGACATGCGTCCGTTTTGTTTTGGTCGGATGCACTGAACGAGATTCACATTAAGAACAAAACGATCATCACGTCGGTTGACGCCATTAAGCTGACGAACACGGGGCACCAACATGTAATTGGCATTCTGGGGCTGAACCGCGACGGAGACATGGTCATCCAGGGCATACGCAACGAAATAAAGCTGTTCCTCAACCGGGAGTGCGTGATAAACCACGGGCTCTACTGCATCGGCCACGTGATCCTCGTGCAGGGCCGCATGCGCCTCGCCAACAAGACCTTCTACGCCGCGGAGATCATGCACCCCCCCAG aAACTTCGAAGAGGAGCGGAACGAAGAGGACATGTTCTACGACttcgaaaacgaaaaggagaaaaaggaggtggAGGAATACGAAATCATCGTGCGGAAGAATGACAAGAGACACAACTGGATCATCATGCACGACGTGTATTTGGACAGCCCCTACACGTTCGAGGTGCTGGACAAGATGCTCTCACTGTACGTGAATACCTACCCGGAGAATGAGCTCCCCGTGGGATTCATTTTCATGGGGGACTTCATAAGCCTCAAATTTGATTACAACAGAAACTTCCACAAGGTGTATATAAAGGGGTTTGAAAAGCTATCCGTTATGCTCATTTCGAAGTTTAAATTGATTCTGGAGCACTGCTATTTGATCTTCATTCCTGGGATAAACGacccatgtgcatgcaaaaatagcATTCCCAAAATGCCCATTCTACCATACTATATTAGGAAGTTTAAACAAAACATAGagtcctttttctcctccaaaaggaacatcatttttgctacgAACCCGTGTAGAATCCGTCacttgagcaaaaaaatgatcttttTTAGACacgacattttaaatgacttAATTTGGAGCTCCACCATTAATGCCACCAATAATGAAAGgaataatttgcaaaacattttggTTTCTACCATCGTTGGGCAGAGCCATATCTATCCCATCCCCCATGATAATCGCATTCTGAAGAGGTActctcctttccttttcctgtacCCCCTCCCTCACTTCATCTGCGTCTGCGACAATTCTTGCAACAGCTTCATTTCGTACGCCTCCGAGGACACCAGCGACTGCATCATTTCCAACTCGGACATGTCCTTCACGCGCAAGAAGACCTTCACGGTGTACAGCGCCCTGCACCACGAGGCCAAGCGCTACGTCGTCCCGCTGTGA